The Austwickia sp. genome includes a region encoding these proteins:
- a CDS encoding sulfite exporter TauE/SafE family protein, translated as MPVEPFSLAGAILAIAAVIIGIAKTSVGGFAALAVAAFAAYLPTKESTAAVLLLLIVGDIVAVARYRRAASWPLLRRLLPSVLPGVALGALFMRVVDDRTLRVSIGLMLTVMVAIQLAMRLRARGSTAEAGGDPQHPHPALSLAAGTAAGFTTMTANAAGPVMTLYLLACRVDKMAFVGTNAWFFLLVNLSKTPFSAALGLFPASTLALTAALAPFALVGTWLGVRLVHRVSQATFDALALVASAVAAGALLVR; from the coding sequence GTGCCCGTCGAGCCGTTCTCCCTCGCTGGGGCGATCCTGGCGATCGCCGCCGTGATCATCGGCATCGCCAAGACCAGCGTGGGCGGGTTCGCCGCGCTGGCGGTGGCGGCGTTCGCGGCGTACCTGCCCACCAAGGAATCCACCGCCGCCGTCCTGCTCCTGCTCATCGTCGGCGACATCGTCGCCGTGGCCCGCTACCGTCGCGCGGCGAGCTGGCCGCTGCTGCGGCGGCTGCTGCCGAGCGTGCTCCCGGGCGTCGCCCTGGGCGCGCTGTTCATGCGGGTCGTCGACGACCGCACCCTGCGGGTCTCCATCGGGCTCATGCTCACCGTGATGGTCGCGATCCAGCTGGCAATGCGGCTGCGCGCCCGCGGGTCCACCGCCGAGGCGGGCGGCGACCCGCAACATCCCCACCCCGCTTTGAGCCTCGCGGCGGGGACGGCCGCGGGGTTCACGACCATGACGGCCAACGCCGCCGGCCCCGTGATGACCCTCTACCTGCTCGCCTGTCGCGTCGACAAGATGGCCTTCGTCGGCACGAACGCCTGGTTCTTCCTGCTCGTCAACCTGAGCAAGACCCCGTTCAGCGCCGCCCTGGGCCTGTTCCCGGCCTCGACGCTCGCGCTGACCGCGGCGCTCGCGCCCTTCGCGCTGGTGGGCACGTGGCTCGGCGTACGGCTCGTGCACCGCGTCAGCCAGGCCACCTTCGACGCCCTGGCCCTGGTGGCGAGCGCGGTCGCGGCCGGGGCACTCCTGGTCCGCTGA
- a CDS encoding aldo/keto reductase produces MRTLSFAGADVPAVGMGTWHMGENPAAAAAEADALRAGLDAGLRVIDTAEMYAEGGAETVVGRALQGRREDALVVSKVYPHNASSSGVAAACERSLRRLGIDRIDLYLLHWRGSHPLAETVEGFEALLAAGKIGAWGVSNLDVDDLQELRGVPGGAACATNQILYNLTRRGPETGLLSEMAAAGMPAMAYSPVEQGRLLRPGPGLEALRAVATRHGATPAQVALAWTVRSGDVLAIPKSADPDRTRENAAALDLTLDADDLRALDAAFPPPTRPVPLQML; encoded by the coding sequence ATGCGCACCCTGAGCTTCGCCGGAGCGGACGTGCCCGCGGTCGGCATGGGCACCTGGCACATGGGCGAGAACCCGGCCGCGGCCGCCGCGGAGGCGGACGCGCTGCGCGCCGGCTTGGACGCGGGGCTGCGGGTGATCGACACGGCGGAGATGTACGCCGAGGGCGGCGCGGAAACGGTCGTCGGCCGGGCACTCCAGGGCCGACGCGAGGACGCCCTGGTCGTCAGCAAGGTGTATCCGCACAACGCCAGCAGCTCCGGTGTCGCCGCCGCGTGCGAGCGCAGCCTGCGCCGCCTCGGCATCGACCGCATCGACCTCTACCTGCTGCATTGGCGGGGCAGCCACCCGCTCGCCGAGACCGTGGAAGGGTTCGAGGCGCTGCTGGCCGCGGGGAAGATCGGCGCCTGGGGCGTGTCGAACCTCGACGTCGATGACCTGCAGGAACTGCGCGGCGTGCCGGGCGGCGCGGCCTGCGCCACCAACCAGATCCTCTACAACCTGACGCGTCGCGGTCCCGAGACCGGCCTGCTCTCGGAGATGGCGGCGGCCGGGATGCCGGCGATGGCGTACTCCCCCGTCGAGCAGGGCCGCCTCCTCCGGCCGGGCCCGGGGCTCGAGGCGTTGCGCGCCGTCGCCACCCGGCACGGGGCCACGCCCGCGCAGGTCGCGCTCGCCTGGACCGTCCGCAGCGGCGACGTCCTGGCGATCCCGAAGTCCGCCGACCCCGACCGCACCCGCGAGAACGCGGCGGCCCTGGACCTCACGCTCGACGCGGACGACCTGCGCGCGCTGGACGCGGCGTTCCCGCCGCCCACCCGCCCGGTCCCCCTGCAGATGCTCTGA